In the Kribbella sp. NBC_00482 genome, one interval contains:
- a CDS encoding CaiB/BaiF CoA transferase family protein, translated as MTELPLSGVTVLDFSQFLAGPVAALRLADLGARVIKIERPGSGDAGRQLAFAGRMIEGDSMSFHAMNRNKESIVADLKDPADLSKVRALVAAADVVVSNFRPGVMERLGLDYETVRRINPGIIYGSVSGYGDTGPFKDRPGQDLLAQSIAGLPWLNGSRDDPPVPVGLAVADHLASCHLAQGITALLVRRFRTGRGGQAQTSLLEALLDLEFELLTTRLNDPSIAVRRKGNRSAHAFLPAPYGIYPTSDGYLAIAMNPVPTIGRLLELPEVEAMTDPQSWWDRQEEIEELLSERLSTRTREEWLAVLDAEDVWCAPVLTLDELVAHDGFRAIAMTQELHRDGLELTTTRSPIRIDGERLTNSRPAPRLGEHDPVEQEIA; from the coding sequence GTGACGGAACTTCCCCTGTCCGGGGTCACCGTCCTCGACTTCAGCCAGTTCCTGGCCGGGCCGGTGGCGGCGCTGCGGCTGGCCGATCTGGGCGCGCGGGTGATCAAGATCGAGCGCCCGGGCAGCGGCGACGCCGGCCGGCAACTCGCCTTCGCCGGCCGGATGATCGAGGGCGACAGCATGTCGTTCCACGCGATGAACCGGAACAAGGAGAGCATCGTCGCCGACCTGAAGGACCCGGCCGACCTGAGCAAGGTGCGGGCGCTGGTCGCGGCGGCCGATGTGGTGGTCTCGAACTTCCGTCCCGGCGTGATGGAACGGCTCGGCCTCGACTACGAGACGGTACGCCGGATCAACCCCGGCATCATCTACGGCAGTGTCAGCGGGTACGGCGACACGGGTCCGTTCAAGGACCGGCCGGGGCAGGATCTGCTCGCCCAGTCTATCGCCGGCCTGCCCTGGCTGAACGGTTCCCGCGACGATCCGCCGGTGCCGGTCGGGCTGGCCGTCGCCGACCATCTCGCCAGCTGCCATCTCGCCCAGGGCATCACGGCGCTGCTGGTACGACGGTTCCGCACCGGTCGAGGCGGTCAGGCGCAGACCAGTCTGCTGGAAGCGCTGCTCGATCTCGAGTTCGAGCTGCTGACGACGCGGTTGAACGACCCGTCGATCGCCGTACGGCGGAAGGGTAACCGCTCGGCGCACGCGTTCCTGCCGGCGCCGTACGGCATCTATCCGACCAGCGACGGGTACCTCGCGATCGCCATGAACCCGGTCCCGACGATCGGCCGGTTGCTCGAGTTGCCCGAGGTCGAGGCGATGACCGATCCGCAGTCGTGGTGGGATCGGCAGGAGGAGATCGAGGAGCTGCTGTCGGAACGGCTCAGCACCCGGACGCGCGAGGAATGGCTGGCCGTTCTCGACGCCGAGGACGTGTGGTGCGCGCCCGTTCTCACCTTGGATGAGCTGGTCGCGCACGACGGCTTCCGGGCGATCGCGATGACGCAGGAGCTTCACCGTGACGGTCTCGAGCTGACCACGACGCGGAGCCCGATCCGGATCGACGGCGAGCGGCTGACCAACTCGCGGCCGGCGCCCCGGCTCGGCGAACACGATCCCGTCGAACAGGAGATCGCATGA
- a CDS encoding CaiB/BaiF CoA transferase family protein yields the protein MQAAELPLAGVVVLDFSQFLAGPVAALRLADLGARVIKIERPVTGEIGRTLAFAGRWADEDTVSFHAMNRNKEAVVADLKDSGELEQVKSLVARADVLIHNFRPGVMERIGLDYESVRALNPGLVYAAASGYGADGPWAGRPGQDLLAQSVSGLTWVNGGDRPVTVGLSLADHLLSCHLAEGVTALLVRKLRTGRGGLIETSLLEGMLDLQSTLLTNHLNNPPTTVPTPPALYPTADGHLAIAPTPLNDLIQALTPVPDGHAGGESWVAERLLARGTAYWVEVLGGAGIDCAPLRTLDEVIASPEFAAIDMTQTVERPPAEPGGESLRLTTTRSPIRIDGEVLRNHRAAPRLGAQGRLRDGGWGSQ from the coding sequence ATGCAGGCGGCGGAGCTTCCGTTGGCGGGAGTGGTGGTGCTGGACTTCAGCCAGTTCCTGGCGGGTCCGGTGGCGGCGCTGCGGCTCGCGGATCTCGGTGCGCGCGTGATCAAGATCGAGCGGCCGGTGACCGGCGAGATCGGCCGCACGCTCGCGTTCGCGGGTCGGTGGGCCGACGAGGACACCGTCTCGTTCCACGCCATGAACCGGAACAAGGAGGCGGTCGTTGCCGACCTCAAGGATTCCGGTGAACTCGAGCAGGTCAAGAGCCTCGTCGCACGCGCCGACGTACTGATCCACAACTTCCGGCCGGGCGTGATGGAGCGGATCGGACTCGACTACGAGTCGGTGCGGGCGCTGAACCCAGGGCTTGTGTACGCGGCCGCATCCGGGTACGGCGCCGACGGACCGTGGGCAGGCCGCCCGGGTCAGGACCTGCTCGCGCAGTCCGTCTCGGGTCTGACCTGGGTGAACGGCGGCGATCGTCCGGTCACGGTTGGACTGTCGCTCGCCGACCACCTACTGAGCTGTCACCTCGCCGAGGGCGTCACGGCGTTGCTGGTCCGAAAACTACGCACCGGTCGCGGCGGCCTGATCGAGACGAGCCTCCTCGAAGGCATGCTCGACCTGCAGTCCACGCTCCTGACCAACCACCTCAACAACCCACCCACCACCGTCCCCACGCCACCCGCCCTCTACCCAACAGCCGACGGTCACCTCGCCATCGCTCCAACGCCCCTCAATGACCTGATCCAAGCCCTGACACCCGTGCCGGATGGGCATGCAGGAGGCGAGAGTTGGGTTGCGGAACGGCTCTTGGCACGTGGTACGGCGTACTGGGTGGAGGTTCTCGGTGGGGCCGGGATCGACTGTGCGCCGCTGCGGACGCTCGACGAGGTGATTGCTTCACCGGAGTTCGCGGCGATCGACATGACCCAGACCGTGGAGCGGCCGCCGGCTGAACCGGGTGGTGAGTCGCTTCGGTTGACGACGACGCGCAGTCCGATCCGTATCGACGGCGAGGTGCTTCGCAATCACCGGGCCGCACCACGCCTGGGGGCTCAAGGCCGCCTACGTGACGGCGGGTGGGGGTCTCAGTAG
- a CDS encoding extracellular solute-binding protein: MTTLRGMTWEHPRGYDCQVAAAKEYARRTGVDVQWEYRSLQAFADEPIEGLASRYDLLVIDHPHVPLAASEGLLAPLDGAGHDEELAALANDAVGDSHASYTHDGHQYGLATDSAAQVAVHRPDLLPTPPTDWDGVLELARDGRVLWPAKPIDSYSTLCTLAANRGTPVAAEPGRFLADADAGAVLDLMHQLAERVPEWCLAANPIEVAEALSGDGQWAYAPLAYGYTNYSRSAFRPHRLKYVDIPAGPRGVAGSQLGGAGIAVSAYTQELDPARAYAVWLASPEVQAGVYYDAGGQPGYASSWDDDRLNEDSWDFFRGTRQTLEGAWVRPRTAGYMEFQDVVSPWVTSALRGELTDAELVRRANTLAERLLGQR, translated from the coding sequence ATGACGACGTTGCGTGGCATGACCTGGGAGCATCCGCGTGGGTACGACTGCCAGGTCGCGGCCGCGAAGGAGTACGCCCGTCGTACCGGTGTCGACGTGCAGTGGGAGTACCGCTCGCTCCAGGCCTTCGCCGACGAGCCGATCGAGGGGCTTGCGTCCCGCTACGACCTGCTCGTCATCGACCATCCACACGTACCGCTGGCGGCGTCCGAGGGACTGCTAGCACCGCTAGATGGAGCCGGTCACGACGAAGAGCTAGCAGCGCTAGCAAACGATGCCGTGGGCGACAGCCACGCGTCGTACACCCACGACGGTCACCAATACGGACTCGCCACCGACTCCGCCGCGCAGGTCGCCGTACATCGCCCTGACCTGCTGCCCACGCCACCGACGGACTGGGACGGTGTACTCGAGCTGGCGCGCGATGGCAGGGTGCTCTGGCCCGCGAAGCCGATCGACTCGTACTCGACCCTGTGCACTCTCGCCGCCAACCGCGGTACGCCGGTCGCGGCCGAGCCGGGCCGCTTCCTCGCCGACGCGGACGCGGGCGCCGTACTCGACCTGATGCACCAACTCGCGGAACGGGTCCCCGAGTGGTGCCTCGCGGCCAACCCGATCGAGGTCGCCGAAGCACTGTCGGGGGACGGGCAATGGGCCTACGCCCCACTGGCCTACGGGTACACGAACTACTCGCGGAGCGCGTTCCGTCCTCATCGACTCAAGTACGTCGACATTCCGGCCGGACCGCGTGGCGTCGCGGGGTCGCAGCTCGGGGGAGCCGGCATCGCGGTCTCGGCGTACACGCAGGAACTCGACCCGGCCCGGGCGTACGCCGTCTGGCTGGCATCGCCGGAGGTCCAAGCGGGGGTGTACTACGACGCGGGCGGCCAGCCCGGGTACGCGTCGTCGTGGGACGACGACCGTCTGAACGAGGACTCGTGGGACTTCTTCCGCGGGACCCGGCAGACGCTCGAAGGCGCGTGGGTGCGACCCCGGACGGCGGGCTACATGGAGTTCCAGGACGTCGTCTCGCCGTGGGTCACCTCGGCCCTCCGCGGTGAGCTGACCGATGCCGAGCTGGTACGGCGCGCCAACACGCTGGCCGAGCGACTGTTGGGACAGCGATGA
- a CDS encoding carbohydrate ABC transporter permease, whose protein sequence is MNRSSEARGAWILLSPYVVLLLIGGIVPVGYAIKTALEKPPTPLDPSTGFGGVASFRTVFTDYRFVETFQNVLATLVIWLPIMMVGIVGLALLIHASPGRFGSAMRFVYYIPGALAGIANFVLWVYLLNPGQSPIEGFWHAIGVDTIKQAVAAPGQLPFILTAMMFFQGVGSWIVVVNGGLNGISEDVLEAAALDGANAWQLAWHVKLPIIRPWIGYAALMNLAYGFQLFLEPQLLDQVASNALPDQWTPTQLGYAFAFSNYNFPAAAAMSLILLVITLGIGLLIVFRSGLFGKEDD, encoded by the coding sequence GTGAACCGGTCGAGTGAGGCGCGCGGCGCGTGGATCCTGTTGTCGCCGTACGTCGTCCTGCTGCTCATCGGCGGCATCGTGCCGGTGGGCTACGCGATCAAGACCGCGCTGGAGAAGCCGCCGACTCCGCTGGACCCGAGCACCGGGTTCGGCGGCGTCGCGAGCTTCAGGACGGTGTTCACCGACTACCGGTTCGTCGAGACGTTCCAGAACGTGCTCGCGACGCTGGTGATCTGGCTGCCGATCATGATGGTCGGCATCGTCGGCCTCGCCCTGCTGATCCACGCGAGCCCCGGGCGGTTCGGTTCGGCGATGCGGTTCGTCTACTACATCCCCGGCGCCTTGGCCGGCATCGCGAACTTCGTCCTGTGGGTGTACCTGCTCAACCCCGGGCAGTCGCCGATCGAAGGGTTCTGGCACGCGATCGGCGTCGACACGATCAAACAAGCGGTCGCCGCGCCGGGGCAGCTGCCGTTCATCCTCACCGCGATGATGTTCTTCCAGGGCGTCGGCTCCTGGATCGTCGTCGTCAACGGCGGGCTGAACGGCATCTCCGAGGACGTCCTCGAGGCGGCCGCCCTGGACGGCGCGAACGCGTGGCAGCTCGCCTGGCACGTCAAACTCCCGATCATCCGGCCGTGGATCGGGTACGCCGCGTTGATGAATCTCGCGTACGGGTTCCAGCTGTTCCTCGAGCCGCAGCTCCTCGACCAGGTGGCGAGCAACGCGCTGCCCGACCAGTGGACGCCGACGCAACTCGGGTACGCGTTTGCCTTCAGCAACTACAACTTCCCGGCCGCGGCGGCGATGTCGCTGATCCTGCTCGTGATCACACTCGGCATCGGACTGCTGATCGTGTTCCGCAGCGGGCTGTTCGGCAAGGAGGACGACTGA
- a CDS encoding MaoC family dehydratase, which produces MKIAERWFEEYEVGESRTTVGRTITEADIVLHAGQTGDFFPHHLDAEWMATQPAGQRIAHGTLILSVAVGMTAGDINPRSMSYGYDKIRFIKPVFIGDTITVTAAITEKSDHKRTPETHGYVHELVSVTNQRAETVLVLTHLYLVDKRGPA; this is translated from the coding sequence ATGAAGATCGCGGAGCGGTGGTTCGAGGAGTACGAGGTCGGCGAGAGCCGCACGACCGTCGGGCGGACCATCACCGAGGCGGACATCGTGCTGCACGCCGGTCAGACCGGTGACTTCTTCCCGCATCACCTGGACGCCGAGTGGATGGCGACGCAGCCGGCCGGGCAGCGGATCGCGCACGGCACGCTGATCCTCTCGGTGGCCGTCGGGATGACGGCGGGCGACATCAATCCGCGGTCGATGTCGTACGGCTACGACAAGATCCGTTTCATCAAGCCGGTGTTCATCGGCGACACGATCACGGTCACCGCGGCCATCACCGAGAAGTCCGACCACAAGCGGACGCCGGAGACGCACGGCTATGTTCACGAGCTGGTCAGCGTGACGAACCAGCGCGCGGAGACCGTTCTCGTCCTCACCCATCTCTACTTGGTCGACAAGCGAGGTCCGGCATGA
- a CDS encoding carbohydrate ABC transporter permease, producing MTRIESWSPGRLARVVSMLFVAAIFLVPIAGFVAMAFRSNDGVENGSGGFLGLGDIAWSNVRYSWSQVNGFGPEGGLFTRWLTNSLVVAAGGAVLAVVAALPAGYAMARLRFRARRAVLLITLVTMVMPNTVLVIPLFLEVNAVGAVGQLWPVALIMGFFPFGVYLSYIHYLTTMPKELVEAARLDGLGEVSVFWWIGLRISKQVVVLVAFFAFVANWTNFFLPLALLSSNQKNQTVSIGLQQLIGASPLFNPTVAAGLDVKLYMPQLALATFISMLPLLAVFLGAQRFLIRGETVGAVKG from the coding sequence ATGACACGTATTGAGAGCTGGAGTCCCGGCAGGCTGGCCAGGGTCGTGTCGATGCTGTTCGTCGCCGCGATCTTCCTGGTGCCGATCGCCGGTTTCGTCGCGATGGCGTTCCGCTCCAACGACGGCGTGGAGAACGGCAGCGGCGGGTTCCTCGGCCTCGGAGACATTGCCTGGAGCAACGTCCGGTACAGCTGGTCGCAGGTCAACGGGTTCGGCCCGGAGGGCGGCCTGTTCACGCGCTGGCTGACGAACTCGCTCGTCGTGGCGGCCGGGGGAGCGGTCCTCGCCGTCGTCGCGGCGCTGCCCGCCGGCTACGCGATGGCACGGCTGCGGTTCCGTGCCCGCAGGGCGGTGCTCCTGATCACCCTGGTCACGATGGTGATGCCGAACACCGTGCTGGTGATCCCGCTGTTCCTCGAGGTGAACGCGGTCGGTGCGGTCGGCCAGCTGTGGCCGGTCGCGCTGATCATGGGGTTCTTCCCGTTCGGCGTGTACCTGTCCTACATCCACTACCTCACCACGATGCCGAAGGAACTCGTCGAGGCGGCCCGCCTGGACGGGCTCGGGGAGGTGTCGGTGTTCTGGTGGATCGGGCTGCGCATCTCCAAGCAGGTCGTCGTACTCGTCGCGTTCTTCGCCTTCGTCGCGAACTGGACGAACTTCTTCCTGCCGCTGGCGTTGCTGTCGTCGAACCAGAAGAACCAGACCGTGTCGATAGGCCTGCAGCAGCTGATCGGTGCGAGCCCGCTGTTCAACCCGACCGTTGCGGCCGGCCTGGACGTGAAGCTCTACATGCCGCAGCTGGCGCTGGCGACGTTCATCTCGATGCTGCCGCTGCTGGCGGTCTTCCTCGGCGCCCAGCGGTTCCTCATCCGCGGCGAGACGGTCGGGGCGGTGAAGGGCTGA
- a CDS encoding LacI family DNA-binding transcriptional regulator: MATLGDVAARAGVSISAVSRVLSDAPDSRVSAATRQRIVDAARELSYRPNFAGRALKSARTQVVGLVVPDITNALFTELMHGAEDEATERGYTVLLGRSDDVRPGGEVIARLIGEGRVDGMALQVGDAVQPAGLRDLLTTQAPIVLVNSSTPGHVGSVTLDDHRGALIATQHLLELGHERIAFANGLPRSFTAKRRRTGYKLALASARVRVPKEYETRFGYTVDNGRTALQRLMALDPRPTGIVVANVNAAVGLLGEARKAGIRVPDDLSVVTVHDSWTAENTWPPLTAVKMQFYTVGRTAVRSVIRRIETGETSDEVVTDPPPELVIRESTAPPS, translated from the coding sequence ATGGCCACCCTGGGAGACGTCGCCGCCCGTGCCGGCGTCTCGATCTCTGCCGTGTCCCGGGTGCTCAGCGATGCGCCGGACTCGCGGGTGAGTGCGGCAACCCGGCAGCGGATCGTCGACGCGGCGCGCGAGCTGAGCTACCGCCCGAACTTCGCGGGCCGGGCGCTCAAGTCCGCGCGTACGCAGGTGGTCGGCCTGGTCGTCCCGGACATCACCAACGCGCTGTTCACCGAGCTCATGCACGGCGCCGAGGACGAGGCCACCGAGCGCGGGTACACCGTCCTGCTCGGCCGCTCGGACGACGTACGCCCCGGCGGCGAGGTGATCGCGCGCCTGATCGGCGAAGGCCGGGTCGACGGTATGGCGCTGCAGGTCGGCGACGCGGTGCAACCCGCGGGACTGCGCGACCTGCTGACGACGCAGGCGCCGATCGTGCTCGTGAACTCCTCCACCCCGGGTCATGTCGGCTCGGTCACCCTCGACGACCATCGCGGCGCGCTGATCGCGACGCAGCATCTGCTCGAGCTCGGGCACGAGCGGATCGCGTTCGCCAACGGGCTTCCGCGGTCGTTCACCGCGAAACGGCGACGGACCGGGTACAAGCTGGCGCTCGCCTCGGCCCGCGTACGGGTGCCGAAGGAGTACGAGACCAGGTTCGGCTACACCGTGGACAACGGCCGTACGGCGCTGCAGCGGTTGATGGCGCTCGACCCGAGACCGACAGGCATCGTGGTGGCGAACGTGAACGCGGCCGTCGGTCTGCTGGGGGAGGCGCGCAAGGCGGGGATCCGCGTCCCGGACGATCTCTCCGTCGTCACCGTCCACGACTCATGGACCGCCGAGAACACTTGGCCGCCGCTCACCGCGGTGAAGATGCAGTTCTACACTGTCGGTCGCACCGCTGTGCGCAGCGTGATCCGCCGCATCGAAACCGGCGAAACCTCCGACGAGGTCGTGACCGACCCGCCGCCGGAACTCGTGATCCGCGAGTCCACCGCACCACCCAGCTAG
- a CDS encoding Gfo/Idh/MocA family protein, whose product MSLPEFAPHPGYTLALPADPRPIVIVGAGGIVRDAHLPAYSKAGFPVASITDLQLDRAQALQSKYGIPNAYDDVAAAVAAAPPNAVYDIALPPEAHVDVLEQLPDGSAVLLQKPLGNHLADGIRTREVCRRKGLVAAVNTQLRFAPYVAVARKLIADGIIGELYDFEIRVSARTPWEMFPYVLELDRLEINMHSVHYLDLVRSFLGDPTGVSAVTVRHPEKTHANSRSDIALTYGDRPVRVVVSTNHDHRFGERYEESYIKWEGTKGAVRVQLGLLLDYPRGGEDRLELVTDDRPAEGWRPVPFEGSWFPDAFIGSMGVVQRYLEGSIPSLPTSVEDVFRTMAVVEAAYTSAARGGEPPEYEA is encoded by the coding sequence ATGAGCCTTCCGGAGTTCGCACCGCACCCCGGCTACACCCTCGCCCTGCCGGCCGACCCGCGCCCGATCGTGATCGTCGGCGCCGGCGGCATCGTCCGCGACGCCCACCTGCCCGCGTACAGCAAGGCCGGTTTCCCCGTCGCGAGCATCACCGACCTCCAACTCGACCGGGCACAGGCCCTCCAAAGCAAGTACGGCATACCGAACGCGTACGACGATGTCGCTGCCGCCGTCGCAGCCGCACCGCCCAACGCGGTGTACGACATTGCCCTCCCGCCCGAGGCCCACGTCGACGTCCTCGAACAGCTGCCCGACGGATCCGCGGTACTGCTCCAGAAACCCTTGGGCAACCATCTCGCCGACGGCATCCGCACCCGCGAGGTCTGCCGCCGCAAGGGCCTCGTCGCCGCCGTCAACACCCAACTGCGGTTCGCGCCGTACGTCGCCGTCGCGCGCAAGCTGATTGCCGACGGCATCATTGGCGAGCTTTACGACTTCGAGATCCGGGTCTCGGCCCGTACGCCGTGGGAGATGTTCCCGTACGTTCTCGAGCTCGACCGGCTCGAGATCAACATGCACAGCGTGCACTACCTGGACCTGGTCCGTTCGTTCCTGGGCGATCCGACGGGCGTGTCCGCGGTCACTGTGCGGCACCCGGAGAAGACCCACGCGAACAGCCGCTCCGACATCGCCCTGACGTACGGCGACCGGCCGGTGCGGGTCGTGGTGTCGACGAATCACGACCACCGCTTCGGTGAACGGTACGAGGAGAGCTACATCAAGTGGGAGGGCACGAAGGGCGCCGTACGCGTGCAGCTCGGGCTGTTGCTCGACTACCCGCGCGGTGGTGAGGACCGGCTCGAGCTGGTCACCGACGACCGGCCGGCGGAGGGCTGGCGGCCGGTGCCGTTCGAGGGCTCGTGGTTCCCCGACGCGTTCATCGGCTCGATGGGAGTGGTCCAGCGCTACCTGGAGGGCTCGATCCCTTCGCTGCCGACGTCGGTGGAGGACGTCTTCCGCACGATGGCGGTGGTCGAGGCGGCGTACACCTCCGCCGCGCGTGGTGGCGAGCCGCCTGAGTACGAAGCATGA
- a CDS encoding ABC transporter substrate-binding protein: MKSAGVRPGIVRAVVIVCAAGLLAACGSSGGGAGADVKQTDSGGAITVWVDPPRVPAAKAFQKAHPEIKVTLNQIDGTVGGKSLQQQFAQFNQAGKGWPDAIFFPSNDDIAWASGAQVNFTADLTELVPDVIKGYEDAVIAPCKIDGKIRCLRNDAAPDIFWYNKAFFTQNGYQVPKTWEEYGDLAVRIAKEHPGKLSGFTGDAYAPDRYLWASGCPTNARKSETEVHLDLTDQKCVRAKELLAKLVQAKAASTVGIFDADAAKVGKDLVMSPGAAWWGDYLFRQSWKIPAGQMTGVAPLAWQGEDKPATGNEGGGLWGFSRHITGKQLENTLTFAKFVATDPKWQVELSTGLPAYGPVQDAWIAKQAKGRYFADNAGTFAAMKGANAYVQPDHSYLLYNTGSVWTETMAAGLASGKTVDQAWAGFSDELLKQAKAMGYTVK; this comes from the coding sequence ATGAAGTCAGCCGGAGTACGTCCCGGGATCGTGCGTGCCGTGGTGATCGTGTGTGCGGCGGGTTTGCTGGCTGCGTGCGGTTCCTCGGGGGGTGGGGCCGGTGCGGACGTCAAGCAGACCGACTCCGGCGGGGCGATCACCGTCTGGGTCGATCCGCCGCGGGTGCCTGCCGCCAAGGCGTTCCAGAAGGCGCATCCTGAGATCAAGGTGACGCTGAACCAGATCGACGGGACCGTCGGCGGCAAGTCGCTGCAGCAGCAGTTCGCGCAGTTCAACCAGGCCGGCAAGGGCTGGCCGGACGCGATCTTCTTCCCGTCGAACGACGACATCGCGTGGGCGTCGGGTGCGCAGGTCAACTTCACCGCCGACCTGACCGAGCTGGTGCCCGACGTGATCAAGGGGTACGAGGACGCCGTGATCGCGCCGTGCAAGATCGACGGCAAGATCCGCTGCCTGCGCAACGACGCCGCGCCCGACATCTTCTGGTACAACAAGGCGTTCTTCACCCAGAACGGCTACCAGGTCCCCAAGACCTGGGAGGAGTACGGCGATCTCGCGGTGCGCATCGCGAAGGAGCACCCGGGCAAGCTCAGCGGCTTCACCGGCGACGCCTACGCGCCCGACCGGTATCTGTGGGCGTCCGGCTGCCCGACGAACGCCCGCAAGTCCGAGACCGAGGTCCACCTCGACCTGACCGACCAGAAGTGCGTGCGAGCCAAGGAGTTGCTCGCGAAACTCGTACAGGCGAAGGCGGCTTCGACCGTCGGGATCTTCGACGCGGATGCCGCAAAGGTCGGCAAGGACCTTGTCATGAGTCCTGGCGCCGCCTGGTGGGGTGACTACCTGTTCCGTCAGTCCTGGAAGATCCCCGCCGGTCAGATGACGGGCGTCGCGCCGTTGGCCTGGCAGGGCGAGGACAAGCCGGCCACCGGCAACGAGGGCGGCGGCCTGTGGGGCTTCTCGCGGCACATCACCGGTAAGCAGCTCGAGAACACGCTCACCTTCGCGAAGTTCGTTGCCACCGACCCCAAGTGGCAGGTCGAGCTGTCGACCGGTCTTCCGGCGTACGGGCCGGTCCAGGATGCGTGGATCGCGAAGCAGGCCAAGGGGCGGTACTTCGCCGACAACGCGGGGACTTTCGCCGCGATGAAGGGCGCCAACGCGTACGTCCAGCCGGATCACTCGTACCTGCTCTACAACACAGGCAGCGTGTGGACCGAGACGATGGCTGCAGGCCTGGCGTCGGGCAAGACCGTCGACCAGGCGTGGGCCGGGTTCAGCGACGAACTCCTCAAGCAGGCCAAGGCCATGGGCTACACCGTCAAGTGA